The region GAACAGCGTCGAGAAGCGGGTCTAGTAGCGGCTCGGCGTTCATATTTGGCGTTTGGATGAATATGGAGTGTTCAGCATTCTTGATTGCGGCGAGGAATGCGCCATTTTGGGGTACGGCTGTGCTTGAGTGGTCGGGGGCTGTAAAGGCTTGGTTAGCATGGTAGAAATGGATGGTGAGGAAGGGGTGAGCTTGCCTCCGTATGGCTCTCTATTTACTAATGCTATTGGGAAGGGTTTGTGTGGTGGGTGCACAATGTATGGCTTCATTCGGTTTTGTTGGTCTTCGTCTGGTGCATCGCCGGTCGTCGACGACTGCATTGTATGATCTAAATCGGTTAGTTATATGAAGTTTCATGTTTATTATGAACTTACTGAGAAGGCGGGTGACTGGTTTCGTTCGAGACTCCCCATCCCGCGGCTTAAGTAGTCCGTTCACCCTTTTCGCCTCGGACTTGACATCTACATCGTAATGTTCACTGTCAATTGTATGTTGCGGAAGATCACCATCGCTCTTTTGGGGATGGTCGTTCTCATGCACTGAGAAACAAGACACCAGTGCagctgctgccggtgagTTCATCATAGGTAACGGCGGATCTAACTCTTTACCCCAGGATATCAGCGCAGTATCATAAAATGAATCCACAATCGGCCCCTCAACGTgagccatcatctccaaATTATCATTATCCTGGATATTGCTGCTCTGCAGTAGCGCAATGCGACGATCTACAATCATAAATTTGGCGTGGAACGTGCCGATTATCGGCCGGTGGTAGTTGATCACCTGCATATCGAGATGCGGAATCTCATCTGAAGTTGGTAAGTTGACTTTCCCACCTACGtacttcttctcctcgacgCTGAGGTGGCTCTCCCAGACCTGCATATCCAGTCAGCTGTACCTATATTGAATATTCAGGTTTGACTTGTGCGTACCTGCTTTGGATCACCACGGTCATAAAGAAATTTCACAACGACCTTCTCCCCTCGCTTCCCTGCTCGCCTCGACAGTTCTTTCAAGGCATTGGTGATCAACGTCGACGCATTCGAGAAAATCCAGTAATTCGTCGCAAGGAAcacctccttctccgcacgAACAATGCAATTGGCCATATGCCGACAGAGATCCGGCAGCGGCGCAACAATCGTCAGCGGGAGCACGCCGTGGCTTCCCATGAGCGGCGGAGAGACAACTCCGCCAAGCGGATTTCTGCCCAGCGCAGCGAGCGCGTCGTGGTAAATCTACACACAATAAGCTACCGATCTCCTAACTTTGGTGGGTGTACCTACTCGAAGAAACAACGTGCTCGGTTCAGAATCGCCCCAATTCCCGCACTCTTTTACCCTCTCCAATTCATCGCTCTTggcgtcgtcttcatcaCTTGCTAGGTCTGGGCTCTTGTCGGTGTCTTTACTCTCATATAGCTCTTTGAACAGCTTATACGGAGCTAGTGTCGGGTCACCGGCGAGTTCCGAGCTAACTGTGCGATCGCCATGGCACAAGTTGTGGACGTTCCATGAGACCATTTTCGGGATCCTTTGCATGCGACGTCTATAGCGTTTggatttggtggaggagCGCTTGAGTAGGATTAG is a window of Aspergillus puulaauensis MK2 DNA, chromosome 4, nearly complete sequence DNA encoding:
- a CDS encoding IQ calmodulin-binding motif protein (COG:S;~EggNog:ENOG410PFDV;~InterPro:IPR001736,IPR025202;~PFAM:PF13091;~TransMembrane:1 (o6-26i);~go_function: GO:0003824 - catalytic activity [Evidence IEA]) codes for the protein MPSLKPYHAVFCIILVVSLILLKRSSTKSKRYRRRMQRIPKMVSWNVHNLCHGDRTVSSELAGDPTLAPYKLFKELYESKDTDKSPDLASDEDDAKSDELERVKECGNWGDSEPSTLFLRIYHDALAALGRNPLGGVVSPPLMGSHGVLPLTIVAPLPDLCRHMANCIVRAEKEVFLATNYWIFSNASTLITNALKELSRRAGKRGEKVVVKFLYDRGDPKQVWESHLSVEEKKYVGGKVNLPTSDEIPHLDMQVINYHRPIIGTFHAKFMIVDRRIALLQSSNIQDNDNLEMMAHVEGPIVDSFYDTALISWGKELDPPLPMMNSPAAAALVSCFSVHENDHPQKSDGDLPQHTIDSEHYDVDVKSEAKRVNGLLKPRDGESRTKPVTRLLNHTMQSSTTGDAPDEDQQNRMKPYIVHPPHKPFPIALVNREPYGAPDHSSTAVPQNGAFLAAIKNAEHSIFIQTPNMNAEPLLDPLLDAVRRGVVVTAYLCLGYNDAGQLLPFQNGTNEMISNRLYESLETYEEKSRLRIFNYVGKDQTRPIHNKFKKRSCHIKLMIIDESVAIQGNGNLDTQSYYHSQEVNVLLDSPQICRAWREGIDRNQNTLKYGLVSPDDGCWRDPQTGEIPEGSIGLDPGRFSWAKGAVGVVHRVRGTGGF